One Qiania dongpingensis genomic window carries:
- a CDS encoding LL-diaminopimelate aminotransferase, with product MYKINENYLKLPGSYLFSTIGKKVREYSEANPDREIIRLGIGDVTQPIAPAIIQAMHKAVDEMGVQESFRGYAPDLGYEFLRNAISECDYKARGCEIAADEIFVSDGAKCDSGNIQEIFSVDNKIAVCDPVYPVYVDTNVMAGRTGTYNPDTGMWSDVIYMPCTMENGFSPDLPAETPDIIYLCFPNNPTGSTITKDRLQEWVDYANQSGAVIIYDAAYEAYIAEDDVPHSIYECEGARTCAIELKSFSKNAGFTGVRLGYTVIPKELKCGDVSLHALWARRHGTKYNGAPYIVQRAGEAVYSAEGKKQLKAQVAYYMNNAKVIYEGLKSAGYTVSGGVNAPYIWLKTPEKMTSWEFFDFLLERANVVGTPGSGFGPSGEGYFRLTAFGTYENTAKAIERIKAL from the coding sequence ATGTACAAGATCAATGAAAATTATCTGAAGCTGCCGGGGAGCTATCTGTTCTCCACCATTGGAAAGAAGGTCAGAGAGTATTCGGAGGCCAATCCGGACAGAGAGATCATCCGGCTGGGGATCGGCGATGTCACGCAGCCGATCGCGCCTGCCATCATTCAGGCTATGCATAAAGCTGTGGATGAGATGGGGGTTCAGGAGAGCTTTCGCGGATATGCTCCGGATCTCGGATATGAATTCCTGCGGAATGCGATTTCGGAATGCGATTATAAAGCCAGAGGATGTGAGATCGCGGCAGATGAGATATTCGTCAGCGACGGCGCAAAATGTGATTCCGGGAATATCCAGGAAATTTTCAGCGTGGACAATAAGATTGCGGTCTGCGATCCGGTATATCCTGTTTATGTGGATACCAATGTCATGGCAGGACGGACAGGGACCTATAATCCGGACACTGGAATGTGGAGCGATGTGATCTACATGCCCTGTACGATGGAGAACGGCTTTTCTCCCGATCTGCCCGCTGAGACACCGGACATCATCTACCTTTGCTTTCCCAATAACCCTACCGGTTCCACGATCACGAAGGACCGGCTTCAGGAATGGGTGGACTATGCCAATCAATCCGGCGCTGTGATCATTTACGATGCGGCATATGAGGCCTATATCGCAGAAGACGACGTGCCTCATTCGATATATGAATGTGAAGGCGCCAGGACCTGTGCCATTGAGCTGAAAAGCTTTTCTAAAAACGCCGGCTTTACAGGTGTCCGCCTCGGGTATACCGTGATTCCGAAAGAGCTTAAATGCGGGGATGTTTCCCTTCATGCCCTGTGGGCCAGACGGCATGGGACTAAATATAATGGCGCTCCTTATATCGTACAAAGAGCGGGGGAGGCCGTGTATTCAGCGGAAGGAAAGAAGCAGCTGAAAGCGCAGGTGGCTTATTACATGAACAACGCGAAGGTCATCTACGAAGGGCTTAAATCCGCCGGCTATACGGTATCAGGAGGTGTGAACGCTCCTTATATCTGGCTTAAGACTCCAGAGAAGATGACATCCTGGGAGTTTTTTGATTTCCTGCTGGAGAGAGCAAACGTGGTGGGGACGCCAGGATCCGGCTTTGGACCCAGCGGAGAAGGATACTTCCGGCTGACTGCGTTTGGCACTTATGAGAACACGGCGAAAGCCATTGAACGGATAAAAGCTCTGTAA
- the dapF gene encoding diaminopimelate epimerase — protein sequence MRFTKMHGLGNDYVYVNCYEESIEAPALVAKAVSDRHFGIGADGLILIQPSEKADCRMVMYNADGSRGAMCGNGIRCVAKYVYESGRVQSPRMNIETDSGIRRLFCRTRNGKINLVDVEMGIPVVEKREVLEAGGRSFSFTPVNMGNPHAVLFYTDVESLDLMDLGPLLERHERFPDRTNVEFAQVLDAQNIRLRVWERGTGETMACGTGACAACAAAISMGLVKRKVVMHLTGGRLDITWANPGGPMVMTGPAAEVFRGEISLKDFLKN from the coding sequence TTGCGGTTTACGAAGATGCACGGTCTTGGCAATGACTATGTATATGTAAACTGTTATGAGGAAAGCATTGAGGCGCCTGCTCTGGTGGCGAAAGCGGTCAGCGACAGGCACTTTGGCATCGGGGCCGACGGGCTGATCTTGATTCAGCCGTCGGAAAAGGCCGACTGCCGGATGGTGATGTACAATGCGGACGGTTCCAGAGGCGCGATGTGCGGCAATGGAATCCGGTGCGTGGCAAAATATGTGTACGAGAGCGGACGGGTGCAGTCCCCCCGTATGAACATTGAGACTGACAGCGGGATACGGAGGCTTTTTTGCAGGACCAGAAATGGAAAAATAAATCTGGTGGATGTGGAGATGGGAATTCCTGTGGTGGAGAAACGAGAGGTGCTGGAAGCCGGAGGCAGGAGTTTTTCTTTCACTCCGGTGAACATGGGAAATCCCCATGCGGTCCTTTTCTATACAGACGTGGAAAGCCTGGACCTTATGGATCTGGGACCGCTCCTGGAACGACATGAGAGGTTTCCTGACCGGACAAATGTGGAATTTGCCCAGGTGCTGGACGCCCAGAATATCAGGCTGAGGGTTTGGGAACGAGGCACCGGCGAGACCATGGCATGCGGTACAGGGGCCTGTGCGGCCTGTGCGGCCGCCATATCCATGGGGCTTGTGAAGCGGAAGGTCGTGATGCACCTGACGGGAGGCCGCCTGGATATCACCTGGGCGAACCCGGGAGGGCCGATGGTCATGACAGGCCCCGCGGCGGAGGTGTTCCGCGGCGAGATCTCACTTAAAGACTTTTTGAAAAACTAG
- a CDS encoding ANTAR domain-containing response regulator has translation MANIIVVFPKAEDAKNVRNILTRNGFNVTAVCTTGAQVLNYADSLDDGVVVCGYRFADMRYAELHDYLPDGFQMLLVASQQYWGECTADNLVCVSMPLRLHDLIDTLAMMEEALVRRRRKLKERPRQRSAEDKEAILKAKEVLMERNNMTETEAHRYIQKCSMDSGTNMAETAQMILSIMKQ, from the coding sequence GTGGCTAATATTATAGTGGTCTTTCCCAAGGCGGAGGATGCGAAGAACGTCCGGAATATCCTGACCCGGAATGGTTTCAACGTCACGGCTGTCTGTACCACGGGCGCTCAGGTCCTGAACTATGCGGACAGCCTGGATGACGGGGTAGTGGTATGCGGATACCGGTTTGCGGACATGAGATATGCAGAGCTTCACGATTATCTCCCGGATGGTTTTCAGATGCTATTGGTGGCGTCCCAGCAGTACTGGGGAGAATGCACAGCCGACAATCTGGTGTGTGTCAGCATGCCGCTCCGCCTTCATGATCTCATTGACACCCTGGCCATGATGGAGGAAGCACTGGTAAGAAGGCGCAGAAAACTGAAAGAGCGCCCGAGGCAGAGAAGCGCAGAAGACAAAGAGGCTATCCTGAAAGCAAAAGAGGTCCTGATGGAGCGCAATAATATGACAGAAACGGAAGCGCATCGCTACATACAAAAATGCAGCATGGACAGCGGCACCAATATGGCGGAAACCGCTCAGATGATCCTAAGCATTATGAAACAGTGA
- a CDS encoding glutamine synthetase family protein has translation MSENRYSKEDILRMAEEEDVEFVRLQFPDIFGVLKNMAITASQLEKALNNECSFDGVSINGYGELSKTDLFLSPDLNTFEIFPWRPQQGKVARLICNVYNADGTPYAADTRMVLKRVVEKARKMGYVFKVEPECEFFLFHIDDGGMPTTVTHEHAGYFDVGPVDFAENVRRDIVLNLEEMGFEVKSSHHEKAPGQHEVDFKYSDVLNTADNLLTFKMTVKSIAKRHGLHATFMPKPKSDVDGSGMHINMSLWDEKGNDVFYDEDDAYKISGTARCFMAGILRHIGAITALTNPLVNSYKRLTPGFEAPVYATWSAETTFALLRVPSVIGTHAKLELRSPDPTANPYLAFAACLAAGLQGIEEKLELAPSVDTNVSAWTDEERRNLDIERLPKNMCDAINALEDDKFIVEVIGEAVAGQYIRAKRQEWNTYRRQVTEWEIKEYLNRY, from the coding sequence ATGAGTGAAAACAGATATAGCAAAGAGGATATCCTCCGCATGGCAGAGGAAGAGGATGTGGAGTTTGTCCGCCTTCAGTTCCCGGATATCTTCGGCGTACTGAAAAATATGGCGATCACAGCCAGCCAGCTGGAGAAGGCCCTGAACAATGAATGCAGCTTTGACGGCGTATCAATAAACGGATATGGAGAGCTGTCAAAAACAGATCTGTTCCTTTCACCGGATCTGAACACATTTGAGATTTTTCCCTGGCGTCCTCAGCAGGGGAAGGTAGCCCGCCTGATCTGCAATGTCTACAATGCCGACGGTACCCCATATGCGGCGGATACCCGTATGGTCCTTAAGCGGGTCGTGGAAAAGGCGAGGAAGATGGGGTATGTCTTTAAGGTGGAGCCGGAGTGTGAATTCTTTTTGTTCCACATTGACGACGGAGGGATGCCGACTACCGTCACTCATGAGCACGCCGGATATTTCGACGTCGGCCCGGTGGATTTTGCCGAAAATGTGCGGCGCGATATTGTACTAAATCTGGAGGAGATGGGATTTGAAGTGAAATCTTCCCATCATGAGAAAGCGCCCGGCCAGCATGAGGTGGACTTTAAATACAGCGATGTCCTGAATACGGCGGACAATCTGCTCACCTTTAAGATGACGGTAAAGTCCATAGCAAAGCGGCACGGTCTTCATGCCACCTTCATGCCGAAGCCGAAATCAGATGTGGACGGGTCGGGGATGCATATCAACATGTCCCTCTGGGATGAAAAAGGAAATGATGTATTTTATGATGAGGACGATGCATATAAAATCAGTGGGACCGCACGCTGTTTCATGGCAGGCATCCTGAGACACATCGGCGCCATTACGGCGCTTACCAATCCTCTTGTCAACTCTTATAAACGTCTTACCCCCGGATTTGAGGCGCCGGTATACGCCACCTGGTCCGCTGAGACCACCTTTGCCCTTCTCCGTGTGCCGTCGGTCATCGGAACACATGCGAAGCTGGAGCTGCGCTCCCCTGACCCGACCGCCAATCCGTATCTGGCGTTTGCCGCCTGTCTGGCGGCAGGGCTTCAGGGAATCGAGGAGAAGCTGGAGCTTGCTCCAAGCGTGGATACCAACGTATCCGCCTGGACGGATGAAGAGCGAAGGAATCTGGACATCGAACGGCTTCCTAAAAACATGTGCGATGCGATAAACGCGCTGGAGGATGACAAGTTTATTGTAGAAGTGATAGGAGAGGCAGTCGCAGGACAGTATATCCGTGCCAAGAGACAGGAATGGAACACATATCGCAGACAAGTGACTGAATGGGAGATCAAGGAGTACCTGAACCGTTATTAG
- the hisC gene encoding histidinol-phosphate transaminase, whose amino-acid sequence MRPWEANIRKVVPYVPGEQPKKERMIKLNTNENPYDPAPAVRRAARSFETGELRLYPDPSAAVLADALAERYGLDSDQVFVGVGSDDVLAMAFLTFFNSEKPILFPDISYSFYSVWADLYRIPYERPALDEEFRIRKEDYYKENGGVIFPNPNAPTSLAMEIGDVEDIIAHNQDVVVIVDEAYIDFGGESALGLLSKYENLLVVQTFSKSRSMAGMRIGYAMGNKTLIKALNDVKYSFNSYTMNQTSLCLGTEAVKAEDYFQEVIGKIKATRERSKERLSRLGFVYPEPSANFIFARHPGADARKLFEALKKEDIYVRYFDAPRIDQYLRITIGTDEQMDILFDFLERYLQR is encoded by the coding sequence ATGAGACCCTGGGAAGCAAATATCAGAAAAGTAGTACCATATGTGCCCGGTGAACAGCCGAAAAAAGAGCGGATGATCAAGCTGAACACCAATGAGAACCCTTATGACCCGGCTCCGGCAGTGCGGAGGGCGGCGAGGAGCTTCGAAACGGGGGAGCTTCGGCTTTATCCAGACCCATCGGCGGCTGTCTTGGCGGATGCCCTGGCGGAGAGGTACGGTCTGGATTCCGACCAGGTATTTGTGGGAGTCGGTTCCGATGACGTTCTGGCAATGGCGTTTCTTACTTTTTTTAATTCTGAGAAACCGATCCTGTTTCCCGACATTTCCTATTCTTTTTACAGTGTGTGGGCAGATCTGTACAGAATTCCATATGAGAGGCCGGCCTTGGATGAAGAATTCCGGATCCGGAAGGAAGATTATTATAAGGAGAACGGCGGAGTGATCTTCCCGAATCCCAATGCTCCTACGTCCCTTGCCATGGAAATCGGCGACGTGGAGGACATCATTGCCCACAACCAGGATGTGGTTGTGATCGTGGATGAGGCGTATATAGATTTTGGCGGAGAATCTGCTCTCGGGCTGCTCTCCAAATATGAGAACCTTCTGGTCGTCCAGACCTTTTCCAAATCCCGTTCCATGGCCGGCATGCGGATTGGCTATGCGATGGGGAACAAGACGCTGATAAAGGCGCTGAACGACGTAAAGTATTCCTTTAACTCTTATACGATGAACCAGACCTCCCTCTGCCTGGGGACGGAAGCCGTTAAAGCGGAGGATTATTTTCAGGAGGTCATCGGTAAGATTAAGGCCACGAGAGAACGGTCAAAGGAACGCCTGTCCCGCCTGGGGTTCGTCTATCCCGAGCCGAGCGCAAACTTTATATTTGCCAGACATCCTGGCGCCGATGCGAGGAAGTTATTTGAGGCATTGAAAAAGGAAGACATCTATGTAAGGTATTTTGACGCGCCGAGGATCGACCAGTATCTGCGGATCACCATCGGTACGGATGAACAGATGGACATACTTTTTGATTTCCTTGAAAGATATCTGCAGCGTTGA
- a CDS encoding VanZ family protein — protein MKHRRSSSGRRWIFLALSILWMLVIFTFSVQDGEASGSISITVSSALHLPEWLIRKGAHMAEYAVLAVLLSGLFSTFPSMGRRKQGVAAWLFSILYAATDEFHQMFSGGRTPAVRDVLIDGAGAALGAALFFWAVWMKEKRRRKTQEQIDWKDLTKKGRG, from the coding sequence ATGAAGCATAGGAGAAGCTCATCCGGCAGGCGCTGGATCTTTCTGGCGCTGTCGATACTTTGGATGCTGGTTATTTTTACGTTTTCCGTTCAGGACGGAGAAGCCTCCGGGTCGATCAGCATTACCGTGTCGTCGGCTCTTCATCTGCCGGAATGGCTGATACGAAAAGGGGCCCATATGGCGGAATATGCAGTCCTGGCCGTTCTTTTGTCCGGGCTCTTTTCCACATTTCCATCCATGGGGAGGCGAAAGCAGGGAGTAGCAGCATGGCTTTTTTCTATTCTGTATGCAGCGACCGATGAATTTCATCAGATGTTCTCCGGAGGCCGGACGCCGGCAGTCCGCGACGTGCTGATAGACGGAGCGGGGGCGGCCCTGGGAGCAGCTTTGTTTTTCTGGGCTGTCTGGATGAAAGAGAAGCGGCGGAGAAAGACACAGGAGCAGATTGACTGGAAGGATCTAACGAAAAAAGGAAGAGGATAA
- the glmM gene encoding phosphoglucosamine mutase, whose product MGKYFGTDGFRGEANKVLTVEHAYKVGRFLGWYYSQENGRKCRVVIGKDTRRSSYMFEYSLVAGLTASGADAYLLHVTTTPSVSYVVRTEDFDCGIMISASHNPFYDNGIKVLNGRGEKLEEEVSDKIEAYIDGETGEIPFAVREEIGRAEDYSQGRNRYVGYLISLATRSYKGMKVGLDCSNGSAFSIAKNVFDALGAKTYVINNEPDGTNINLNCGSTHIEVLQEYVVENQLDVGFAYDGDADRCIAVDENGRVVDGDLILYICGLYMKERGMLDTNTVVTTVMSNIGLYKALDIAGIRYEKTNVGDRFVYENMVSNGHRLGGEQSGHIIFSKYASTGDGILTSLKLMEVMLEKKEKLGKLTSPVDIYPQLLKNIRVKSKPEAREDADVKKAVEKVADALGNDGRILVRESGTEPLIRVMVEAKTDELCEKYVSDVLEVIKAKGHEA is encoded by the coding sequence ATGGGTAAGTATTTTGGCACGGATGGCTTCCGCGGAGAGGCCAATAAAGTACTGACGGTGGAACACGCATATAAGGTAGGACGGTTTCTTGGCTGGTATTACAGTCAGGAAAACGGCAGAAAATGCCGGGTGGTGATCGGCAAGGATACCAGGAGAAGCAGCTATATGTTTGAATATTCTCTCGTGGCGGGCCTGACTGCCTCAGGGGCAGACGCTTATCTGCTTCATGTGACTACCACTCCCAGCGTGTCTTATGTGGTGCGGACCGAGGACTTCGACTGCGGCATCATGATCTCCGCCAGTCACAATCCTTTTTATGACAACGGGATCAAGGTCTTAAACGGCAGAGGAGAAAAACTGGAAGAAGAAGTGAGCGATAAGATCGAGGCATATATAGACGGGGAGACAGGCGAGATCCCGTTTGCTGTCCGGGAGGAAATCGGAAGGGCTGAGGACTATTCTCAAGGAAGAAACCGGTATGTCGGATATTTGATCTCTCTTGCCACACGCTCCTATAAAGGCATGAAGGTGGGCCTGGACTGTTCCAACGGCAGCGCATTTTCCATAGCCAAGAACGTTTTTGACGCGCTGGGCGCCAAGACGTATGTGATAAACAATGAGCCGGACGGCACGAACATTAACCTGAACTGCGGTTCCACTCATATTGAGGTCCTGCAGGAGTATGTGGTGGAGAACCAGCTGGATGTGGGATTTGCCTATGACGGAGATGCCGACCGGTGTATCGCGGTGGATGAAAACGGACGCGTAGTGGACGGAGACCTGATCCTTTATATCTGCGGCCTGTATATGAAGGAGAGGGGAATGCTGGATACGAATACGGTGGTGACGACGGTCATGTCCAACATTGGCCTTTATAAAGCGCTGGATATTGCGGGTATCCGTTATGAGAAGACGAATGTGGGCGACCGGTTCGTATACGAAAATATGGTGAGCAACGGGCACCGTCTGGGCGGCGAACAGTCCGGACATATCATTTTCAGCAAGTATGCTTCTACGGGAGACGGCATTCTGACCTCTCTGAAGTTAATGGAAGTGATGCTGGAAAAAAAGGAGAAGCTCGGAAAGCTGACCTCACCGGTGGACATCTATCCTCAGCTCCTTAAAAATATCCGGGTGAAGAGTAAGCCGGAAGCAAGGGAAGATGCCGATGTGAAGAAAGCGGTGGAAAAAGTGGCGGACGCTCTTGGAAATGACGGTAGGATATTGGTCCGGGAGAGTGGGACAGAGCCGTTAATTCGTGTCATGGTGGAAGCGAAGACAGATGAACTGTGCGAAAAATATGTTTCGGATGTACTCGAAGTCATAAAGGCAAAGGGACATGAAGCATAG
- the rfbD gene encoding dTDP-4-dehydrorhamnose reductase, with the protein MKVLVTGVKGQLGYDVMNELAKRNIEAVGVDIEEMDITDAEAVRRVITAAGVDAVIHCAAYTAVDAAEDNMELCRRINAGGTENIAVVCRELDIKMIYISTDYVFDGQGTRPWEPDDSRNPLNAYGVAKYEGELAVEKHLTKYFIVRIAWVFGVNGKNFIKTMLRLGEEKGAVSVVDDQIGSPTYTYDLARLLVDMVQTEKYGRYHATNEGLCSWYEFACEIFRQAGMDVKVTPVSSSEFPAKAKRPQNSRMSKDKLEENGFERLPSWQDALKRYLKVLGK; encoded by the coding sequence ATGAAGGTTCTGGTAACAGGCGTAAAGGGTCAGCTGGGTTATGATGTGATGAATGAGCTGGCCAAAAGGAATATAGAAGCGGTTGGAGTGGACATTGAAGAGATGGACATTACCGACGCGGAAGCAGTGAGGCGCGTCATCACGGCAGCCGGAGTGGACGCGGTGATTCACTGCGCTGCTTATACGGCGGTGGATGCGGCGGAGGACAATATGGAACTCTGCCGGAGAATCAATGCCGGAGGTACGGAAAATATTGCCGTGGTCTGCAGAGAGCTGGATATAAAGATGATATATATCAGCACGGACTACGTGTTTGACGGCCAGGGCACCAGGCCCTGGGAGCCGGACGACAGCAGGAACCCGCTCAATGCATACGGCGTAGCGAAATACGAGGGCGAGCTGGCGGTGGAGAAGCATCTGACAAAATATTTCATCGTCCGCATAGCTTGGGTATTTGGAGTGAACGGTAAGAACTTCATTAAGACCATGCTGCGCCTCGGCGAAGAAAAAGGAGCCGTGAGCGTAGTGGACGACCAGATCGGTTCTCCCACCTACACCTATGATCTGGCCCGGCTGCTGGTGGACATGGTGCAGACAGAGAAATACGGGAGATACCATGCCACCAATGAGGGACTTTGCAGCTGGTATGAGTTCGCCTGTGAGATATTCAGGCAGGCAGGCATGGACGTGAAAGTAACCCCGGTCAGCAGCAGCGAATTCCCGGCGAAGGCGAAAAGGCCTCAGAACAGCCGGATGTCGAAGGATAAACTGGAGGAAAATGGATTTGAAAGGCTTCCTTCCTGGCAGGATGCCCTGAAAAGATACCTGAAGGTTCTCGGAAAATAA
- the rfbB gene encoding dTDP-glucose 4,6-dehydratase, translating to MKILVTGGAGFIGGNFVHYMVNKYPEDQIVNLDLLTYAGNLETLKPVEDKPNYSFVKGDIADRPFIMDLFEKEKFDVVVNFAAESHVDRSITNPGLFVQTNVLGTQVLLDASRAYGVKRYHQVSTDEVYGDLPLDRPDLFFTEETPIHTSSPYSASKASADLFVLAYYRTFGMPVTVSRCSNNYGPYHFPEKLIPLMISRALADESLPVYGKGENVRDWLHVSDHCAAIDLIIRKGTVGEVYNIGGHNERTNLEVVKTILKALGKPESLIQYVTDRPGHDRRYAIDPTKIESQLGWKPQYTFDTGIEMTIQWYLDNQDWWKHILSGEYSNYFEKMYGGRLQGGERG from the coding sequence ATGAAGATTTTAGTGACGGGTGGAGCCGGCTTCATCGGCGGGAATTTTGTGCATTACATGGTTAATAAATATCCGGAGGATCAGATCGTGAATCTGGACCTTCTGACTTACGCCGGAAATTTGGAGACGCTTAAGCCGGTGGAGGACAAGCCCAATTATTCGTTTGTCAAGGGTGACATTGCCGACAGGCCTTTTATCATGGATCTGTTCGAAAAAGAAAAATTTGATGTGGTGGTGAACTTTGCGGCGGAGAGCCACGTGGACCGGTCCATCACGAATCCGGGGCTTTTTGTGCAGACCAATGTGCTCGGTACCCAGGTACTGCTGGATGCTTCCAGGGCATATGGAGTGAAGCGGTATCATCAGGTGTCCACCGATGAAGTATACGGAGATCTGCCCCTGGACAGGCCGGACCTCTTCTTTACGGAGGAGACTCCGATACACACCTCCAGTCCCTATTCAGCCAGCAAGGCGAGCGCCGATCTTTTTGTCCTTGCGTATTACAGGACCTTCGGAATGCCGGTGACGGTATCGAGATGTTCCAATAACTATGGCCCGTACCATTTCCCGGAGAAGCTGATTCCCCTGATGATCAGCCGGGCTCTGGCAGATGAAAGTCTTCCGGTATATGGAAAAGGAGAAAATGTCCGCGACTGGCTTCATGTTTCCGATCACTGCGCGGCCATCGACCTGATTATCCGGAAGGGGACGGTAGGAGAAGTCTATAATATCGGCGGGCACAATGAACGCACGAATCTGGAAGTAGTGAAGACCATCTTAAAAGCCCTTGGCAAGCCTGAAAGCCTCATTCAATATGTGACGGACAGGCCCGGCCATGACCGCCGCTATGCCATCGATCCCACGAAGATTGAATCGCAGCTCGGTTGGAAGCCCCAGTATACCTTTGATACGGGAATTGAAATGACCATTCAGTGGTATCTGGACAATCAGGACTGGTGGAAGCACATCCTGAGCGGAGAATACAGCAATTATTTTGAAAAAATGTACGGCGGCCGCCTGCAAGGCGGAGAACGCGGATAA
- the rfbA gene encoding glucose-1-phosphate thymidylyltransferase RfbA, with protein MKGIILAGGSGTRLYPLTKVTSKQLLPIYDKPMIYYPLSVLMNAGIREILIISTPDDTPRFESLLGDGNQFGIELSYAVQPSPDGLAQAFIIGEEFIGSDSVAMVLGDNIFHGHGLTKRLQEAAAKDKGATVFGYYVDDPERFGIVEFDEDGKAISLEEKPAHPKSNYCVTGLYFYDNRVVEYAKNLKPSARGELEITDLNKIYLEAGELEVTLLGQGFTWLDTGTHESLVDATNFVKTVETHQHRKIACLEEIAYLRGWISKGELMKTYEVLKKNQYGAYLKDVMDGKYIDKKFD; from the coding sequence ATGAAAGGTATTATTCTTGCCGGAGGAAGCGGCACACGTCTGTATCCCCTGACAAAAGTGACATCGAAACAGCTGCTGCCCATTTATGATAAACCGATGATCTATTATCCGTTATCTGTACTGATGAATGCCGGGATCCGGGAGATCCTCATCATCTCCACGCCGGATGATACGCCGCGTTTTGAGTCCCTGTTGGGGGACGGGAATCAGTTCGGCATCGAGCTGTCTTATGCGGTACAGCCCAGTCCTGACGGATTGGCTCAGGCATTTATCATCGGCGAGGAGTTTATCGGCAGTGATTCGGTCGCCATGGTGCTCGGAGACAATATTTTTCATGGACATGGCCTTACGAAGCGCCTGCAGGAAGCGGCGGCAAAGGATAAGGGAGCGACTGTGTTCGGATATTATGTGGACGATCCGGAGCGGTTCGGCATTGTGGAATTCGACGAGGACGGGAAAGCAATCTCCCTGGAGGAGAAGCCGGCCCATCCCAAATCCAACTATTGTGTGACTGGACTTTATTTTTACGACAACCGGGTCGTGGAATACGCAAAGAATCTGAAACCTTCCGCCCGGGGAGAGCTGGAGATCACCGATCTGAATAAGATTTATCTGGAAGCCGGCGAACTGGAAGTGACTCTTTTAGGACAGGGCTTCACCTGGCTGGATACGGGGACTCATGAATCCCTGGTGGACGCTACCAATTTCGTGAAGACGGTGGAGACTCATCAGCACCGCAAAATAGCCTGCCTGGAGGAGATTGCGTATCTGCGCGGATGGATCAGCAAGGGTGAGCTTATGAAGACCTATGAGGTCCTAAAGAAGAACCAGTATGGAGCCTATCTGAAGGATGTCATGGATGGGAAATATATTGATAAGAAATTTGACTGA
- the galU gene encoding UTP--glucose-1-phosphate uridylyltransferase GalU: MQKKPVKKAVIPAAGLGTRFLPATKAIPKEMLPIVDIPTIQYIVEEAVQSGIEEILIITNSNKHCMENHFDKNYELEARLLESGKQCEADLINSIAGLANIYYVRQKEPRGLGHAILCAKSFIGNDPFAVLLGDDVVINEEGRPALQQLIDAYNLIGASVVGVQQVADSQVHKYGIVAPSVHQPACDSRLKKLYDMVEKPKLEDAPSNLAVLGRYVLKPEIFDYLETQGVGAGGEIQLTDAIKRLMYTQAVYAYDFEGHRYDVGDKFGFIQATLDFALKREELQEPVAAYIKELAERL, encoded by the coding sequence ATGCAGAAAAAACCTGTGAAAAAAGCTGTCATTCCGGCCGCCGGCCTGGGCACGCGTTTCCTCCCCGCCACCAAGGCGATCCCCAAGGAAATGCTGCCTATCGTAGACATTCCCACCATTCAGTATATCGTCGAAGAAGCCGTACAGAGCGGAATTGAAGAGATCCTCATCATCACCAATTCCAACAAGCACTGTATGGAAAATCATTTTGATAAAAATTACGAGCTGGAGGCCCGGCTTCTGGAATCCGGCAAGCAGTGTGAGGCTGACCTGATCAACAGTATCGCCGGACTGGCCAATATCTACTATGTCCGTCAAAAGGAGCCCCGCGGGCTGGGACATGCCATTTTATGCGCCAAATCCTTCATTGGAAACGATCCCTTTGCCGTGCTTTTGGGGGACGACGTCGTCATCAACGAAGAGGGCCGGCCGGCGCTTCAGCAGCTGATAGACGCCTATAACCTCATCGGCGCTTCCGTGGTAGGCGTCCAGCAGGTAGCGGACAGCCAGGTCCATAAATATGGCATTGTCGCGCCGTCGGTTCATCAGCCCGCCTGTGATTCCCGCCTTAAAAAGCTCTATGATATGGTAGAAAAGCCCAAGCTGGAGGATGCTCCCAGTAATCTGGCCGTCCTGGGACGTTATGTCCTGAAGCCGGAAATCTTTGATTACCTGGAGACTCAGGGAGTCGGGGCGGGAGGAGAAATCCAGCTGACCGACGCCATCAAAAGACTCATGTATACCCAGGCGGTTTATGCCTACGATTTTGAAGGACACCGTTATGATGTAGGCGACAAATTCGGCTTCATTCAGGCCACCCTGGATTTCGCTCTGAAAAGAGAGGAGCTTCAGGAGCCCGTGGCGGCATATATCAAAGAGCTGGCTGAACGATTATAG